CGGTCCTCTCCAGTTATCCAGCTCATGTGTCGTGGTCGGATCCTCCGCGTTGGCGCCACTGGGCGCCAGGCGACAGCTCCGACACACGCCGCTGCGGCAGGACGTGCGCCGTCGCAGTTCGAGCCTGTAGCGCCACTTGCCCACCGTCTGTCTCCCGGCCGACCGTCCCTTGCGCAGGAGCGGGATGAGCCGTAGCGCCCGAGGTGACGCGCAGATAATGTGACGCCTATGCCAGGGCGCATCGTGCTCTTCGGTGCCACCGGCTACATGGGCGAACTCACGGCGCGCGTCCTCACGGGCCGGGGGACGGCCAGTGCTGGCGGCCCACAATGCGCATCGCCTCGAGCCGTTGGCGGCGCAGCTCGGTGGCCTCGACACGGCGGTCGCCGATGGCGGACGGTCCGACACTGTCCGTGCCCTCGTGGAGCGCGGCGACGTGCTGGTCTCCACCGTCGGGCCCTTCACTGTATGGCGAACCAGCGGTTCGAGCAGCGATCACCGCGGGCGCGCACTACCTCGACTCGACCGGCGAGAGCCAGTTCATCCGCCAGATCTTCGAGCACTACGGGCCAGGCGCGCGCGCTGCAGGTTGCGCGCTGCTGACCGCCTTCGGCTATGACCACGTGCCGGGCAACCTCGCCGGCGCACTCGCGCTGCGCGACGCCGCCACCGCGTGGACATCGCCTACTTCACACCCGGAAAGTTCACCGTCAGCGGCGGAACACGGGCATCGGCCGCGGGCGTGATCCTCGACCCGGGCTTCGCCTGGCGCGGCGGGCGCATCGTCGCCGAGCGTCAGGGAGCCCGGGTTCGCAGCTTCCGGGTGCACAGTTCGGCCAAGCCCGCGCTGTCGATCTCGAGTTCGGAACACTTCGCTCTGCCCCGCATTCACCCCGGCCTACGCGACGTGGGTGTCTACCTCGGCACGTTCGGCGCGGCGTCCCGTCCGCTTGAGGTGTTGTCGGCGCTCAAATCCGTGCTCATGCAGATCCCCGGAGCGCGCTCAGCGACAAGAGCGGCGGTGACCCGCATCGTCAAGGGCTCCCCCGGCGCTCCCGATGCGGACACTCGGGCCAAGTCCGATTCCCTCGTCGTAGCCGCGGCCTACGACGGCACCGGCAGCAAGCCCTTACAAGCCCGCCTCGCCGGTGTCAACGTCTACGACTTCACCGCCGGGATGCTCTCCTGGGGCGGCCAGCAGGCCGCCGCCGGCGCGCTGCAGGACACCGGCGCCCTCGGCCCGATCGAGGGCTTCGGCCTTGACCCGCTCCCGACCGGAGCCGCCGAGGCGGGGCTGGCGCGCCAGTAGCCCTCAGCCGTACTGGCTGGGTAGCTTCTTCAACGACCGTAGGCCGCACCGCGGGGACCGGAGCATAATCGGCGCGGGACCGGAACGGGCCGGTTTTCGGCGGGTCACCCCGCCTGCGCATCGGCAGGGCGTTCACGTCGGCCGCGAGCCGCGAGGAGCGTCGGCAATGGATGTCCGCGAAGCCCTGTACACCACGCGGATGATGCGGCGCATGCACCCGGACGCAATCCCGCTGGAGGTCCAGGCCCGCATCCTCGACGCCGCGATCCGGGCGCCCAACGGAGGCAACACCCAGCGCTGGCACTTCCTGACAGTGGACAATCCGGACACCAACGCCGAACTCGCCCCGATCTACCGCCGCTGTCGGCAGAAAGAGTACGAGGACATGGCCGCCGGCACGTTCGCCGTGCCGCTCGAGAATCCCGAAGGCCACGCCGCGACGATGCGGCAGACCACGAAGTCTGCCGACTTCCTGGTCAAGCACTTCACCGAGATCCCGCTGCTGCTGTTCGTGTTCGCCATCGACGACCACGGCGGCGCGAACATCTACCCCGCCATCTGGAGCACTCTGCTCGCCGCCCGCGTCGAAGGCGTGGCGGCGTGATCACCACGATGCTGCGTTACGAGGCCGACACCGTGATGAAGCTGCTCGGTGTGCCCGAAGGCGAAGGCTGGGAGATGACGGCCATGCTCGCGCTCGGCTACCCTCGCGGCAGATGGGGAGTGGCCGCGAACCGTCGGCCGGTGCACGAGGGAGCAGCCGCAACCGGTGGGGACGGGACTTCGGGGTGTCCGTTCCCGAACCTCTTTGGCCCGGCAAGCCGAAGGGGTGAAAGCCCAGCCGGCGAAGACCGAGAAAGACCTGGAGCTGCTCACGCGCTCCAGGACGGCCTACTCCACCTCTGAACCGTCAGCGACCCGAAGCGGACAAGGCCACTCCCCGTCGCTGCGGGTCGCCAGACATGTCAACGTCGCATGCCGCGCTCGACGTTGCTCGTGATCACCGATCGGACCGACTTCGCCGGACAAATCTCCTCGCACCAGGTTCGTCGAACGGGAATGTTGTCCCCACCCACCCCGTGGTGTCGCGCGAGCGTGTGGCCCTCGTCGAGTTGGGCGCCTGCGATTGCCTGACCGGCTGGGCGTGTGGGTCGCGAGGGAGCGGGGTAGGCCTGGCACATGGGCACGATTGGCGACAACGCCACTTTCTCACCGGGCCAGAAGGCCCCGGTTAGCGGGTTTTACGAGTGTGACACCGGCTGCGGGCACCGCTACAGCACCGACGTCGCGGGCCATGTCCTGCCGCCGCTGCCGAAGGAGTGCTCGGGCAGCGGGTGGCGGCTGGCCCAGCAACGCCCGACCTGACCGGGTATCGGCACGTCATCGGCCGGGTGTTGTGCCAGCGGTCGGTCGGAGAGCATGCCCGGCATCGTTTGCTTCCCCCAGCTTCCGCGGGGCCTTCAGCGGCTGGACCGCGGTGGCCCGTCCGGCGAGCACTCCCCTGGTCGAGTTCCCGCGCGGCGGCTCAGTGCGTCGGGTGGTTGAGGCCGTAGCGGTGGACCACGTCGTCGAGCCAGTCGGGGGTGCTGTAGGTCAGGCCGTACTTCACGGCGAGGCGGGCGAATTCGTCGGTTTCGTGGAGGTTCTCGACGTCGCCGACGAGTTCACCGGCGGCGTGGGCGGTGAGGAGGTCGCTGAGTTCGCGGAAGTAGTTCTCGAAGCCGCCGGGGGTGATGACCTCGACGATGCGGCCCGGCGTCTGGCCGGCGTTCCACATGGCGTGCATCTCTCCGCGCGGTTTGGTGATGTAGCCGCCCGGGCCGAGCACGACTTCTGAGTCGTCGGAGCGGAAGCCGATCTCGCCGGTCAGCACGAGGGAGTGCTCGTCCTCGCGAGTGTGGCGGTGGGGCGCGGTGATGGCGCCGACCGCGAACGGGTGCTCTAGGATCGACACCTCTCCCCCGTTGTTCTGGTGCGTCAGTTTGAACACGGCACCGAAGCCGGGCAGCACCGCGGTGTCCGATTCATCACCGGGCTGCACCACCACGACCTTCGTGCGGTTCTCTCCGGACACGGAGCCTTCCTCCGTTGTGTGTCAGGTGTTCCGCTCCCCGCTCCGTTGCGGACGAGGCGCGGTAGCCTCCCCCAGGGTAACCGGCACGGCCCGCGCCGACCATCGCGACGGAGACCGCGCCCAGCGCGGCCACCAAGGCGGACCTGGTCGTCTAGGTGTTGGGGGTCGTGACGTTGGTGTCGGCTGACGGGGCCTGAGGATGGGGACGGGTCTTTCGGCGGCAGGATGAGAAGTGCGACCCACTCGTCCGTCGAGCAGAAAGACCCGTCCATGCACCACCGTAATGCCCCGCTGTCGCTCGAGGGCCGTCGCCGGCTCGTGCAGCGGTGCCAGACCCGTCCGATCGCTCACGTCGCCGCCGAGATGGGCATCTCCCGGCAATGCGCCAGCAAGTGGGTCAACCGCTGGCGCCGCCACGGCGAGGCAGGGCTGCTCGACCGCCCGAGCGTCCCGCACCACCAGCCCACCGCCACCCCCGCGCAGGTGGTGGCCCGGATCGAGCAGCTGCGCCGGCACCGGAAGTATTCAGCCCGCCGGATCGCCACCGAACTGACCGCCGAAGGCATCACGATCTCGGTCCGCACCGTCGGGCGGCACCTGCTTGCGCTGGGCCTCAACCGGCGCCGGTCCCTCGACCCCACCGGCGCCAGCAACCGCCAGCCACGCCGGATCCTCGCCCGCTGGCCCGGGCACATGGTCCACCTGGACGTGAAGAAAACCGGCGAGATCCCCCACGGTGGTGGCTGGCGCATCCACGACAAAAACAGCGAACACGCCCGGCAGGTCGCCCGCGGCAAGACCCGCGGCACCCGGGCCCGCTACACCTACCTGCACTCCGCGATCGACGGCTACTCCCACCTGGCCTACACCGAAGCCCTCCCCAACGAGAAAGCCCGCACCGCGATCGGATTCACCCACCGCGCCCGCGCGTTCTTCGCCCGCCACGGCATTAACCACATCCACCGCCTGGTCACCGACAACGGCGCCTGCTACCGCGCCCACGACTTCGCCACCGTCCTACGCGGCGCCCGCCACCAACGGATCACGCCCTACACCCCACGCCACAACGGCAAAATCGAACGCTACAACCGCATCCTCGCCGAAGAATTCCTCTACGCCCACGCCTGGACCAGCGAACACCACCGCACCACAGCGCTGGCAGTCTGGAACATCCAC
The sequence above is a segment of the Amycolatopsis sp. 2-15 genome. Coding sequences within it:
- a CDS encoding nitroreductase family protein — encoded protein: MDVREALYTTRMMRRMHPDAIPLEVQARILDAAIRAPNGGNTQRWHFLTVDNPDTNAELAPIYRRCRQKEYEDMAAGTFAVPLENPEGHAATMRQTTKSADFLVKHFTEIPLLLFVFAIDDHGGANIYPAIWSTLLAARVEGVAA
- a CDS encoding cupin domain-containing protein — its product is MSGENRTKVVVVQPGDESDTAVLPGFGAVFKLTHQNNGGEVSILEHPFAVGAITAPHRHTREDEHSLVLTGEIGFRSDDSEVVLGPGGYITKPRGEMHAMWNAGQTPGRIVEVITPGGFENYFRELSDLLTAHAAGELVGDVENLHETDEFARLAVKYGLTYSTPDWLDDVVHRYGLNHPTH
- a CDS encoding IS481 family transposase; translated protein: MHHRNAPLSLEGRRRLVQRCQTRPIAHVAAEMGISRQCASKWVNRWRRHGEAGLLDRPSVPHHQPTATPAQVVARIEQLRRHRKYSARRIATELTAEGITISVRTVGRHLLALGLNRRRSLDPTGASNRQPRRILARWPGHMVHLDVKKTGEIPHGGGWRIHDKNSEHARQVARGKTRGTRARYTYLHSAIDGYSHLAYTEALPNEKARTAIGFTHRARAFFARHGINHIHRLVTDNGACYRAHDFATVLRGARHQRITPYTPRHNGKIERYNRILAEEFLYAHAWTSEHHRTTALAVWNIHYNYHRPHTAAGDQPPATRLDTGVTNVMASYS